The window CCGCGTCCTCGACCGACATCGGCTCGAAGCCATGGCTCTTGGCGAGATCGTAGTTGGCGCCGCCCGGCCGCTGGGCCACGACCACCTTGAGGCCGCTGTCGCGCAGGTTTTGCGCCTGGGCATGCCCCTGGCTGCCGTAGCCGATGATGGCGATCGTCTTGCCGGCGAGGGCCCCGAGATCGGCGTCGTAATGGATCGTTGCTGGCACGTCTGGCTCCTGTGTGCGTGTCGTTCTTCAGGCTGCGGGAAGGTCTCGTCGGACCGTCGGAGCGGGCTCCCGCGGGCCGCCCCCGTTGGTTCGTTCAGGCCAGCGATTCGCCGGCCGGGGCCGCGTCGGCCGGCCGGCCGCCATCGGCCGCCTCGGTGACCTCGCGGGTCAGCGGGCTGCCGCGAACCATGGCGATCCGGCCCGTGCGCACCAGTTCGAGGATCCCGCGCGGCCGCATGAGTTCGATGAAGCCCTCGAGCTTCTTTTCGGTGCCGGAAATCTCCACGATCACGCAGTCGGCGGCGACGTCGACGATCCGGCCGCGGAAAATCTCGGCCAGTTCCTTGACCTCGGTCCGCGTCGGGCCGGCAGTGGCCGCCACCTTGATGAGCATCAGGTCCCGCTCCACGTAGTTGCGGGAACTGATGTCTTCGACGCGGACGACCGTGACGATCTTTTCCAGTTGGCGGCGGACCTGGTCGAGAACGCGGTCGTCTCCGCGGAGCACGAACGTCATCCGCGAAAACCGCCGGTCCTCGGTTTCGCCGACGGCGAGACTGTCGATGTTGTAGCCCCGGGAAGCGAGCATTCCCGAGACGTGGGCCAGCACGCCGGGGACGTTCTGGACCGTGGCGGAGAGAACGTGGCGCATGGAGTCGAGGCACCTGACCTGCGGAAAACCCGGGAATTTACCGGCCGGAGTCTAGTTCGTGCGGCGCGACGTTTTCAAGGCATGTGCCGGGAAAGCGGGCCGCAAACCGTTTTTCTGCCCGGGCGCCGGTGGGGCAGCGTTGACACGGCTGGAAAAAAGCCGATAGTCTGCGGTGTTCCCGTCTGACCGACCCCTTCCCCTCCCGAGAGAGTTCGCGAACGTGTCGAATGTCCTGGCCCAAGAACTGATCGAAGCAGGCGTCCATTTCGGCCACCGGGCCAGCCGCTGGAACCCGAAGATGCGGCCCTACATCCACGGCCGCCGCAACCTGATCCACATCATCGACGTCCGCGAGACGATCCGCGGCCTGCTCCGGGCCCGCAAGTATCTCAAACAGGTCGCCTCCACCGGCAGCCTCGTGCTCTTCGTGGGCACGAAGCGGCAGGGCGCCGAGGCGGTGGCCCGCGAGGCGGCCCGCTGTGGCATGCCCTATGTCAGCGACCGTTGGCTCGGCGGCACGCTCACCAACTTCCGCACGATCCGCAACCGGCTGGCCCGGCTCGAGGAGCTGGAGACGCTGATTCCGTCGGAGGCGTTCGGCAAATACTCCAAGAAGATGCAGTCGTCGCTGCGACGGGAGCATCGGAAGATGCTCCGCAACCTCGGCGGCATCCGCACGCTCTCGCGGCTCCCCGAGTGCCTGGTGGTGTTCGATCCCAAGAAGGAGAAGAACGCCGTCAACGAGGCGCGGAAGATGGGGATCGCGACGGTCGCCCTGATCGACACCGACTGCGACCCCGACCTGATCGACCTGCCGATCCCCGGCAACGACGACTCGATCCGTTCGATCGAGCTCGTGGCCGCCCGGCTCGCCGACGCGATCGTCGAAGGGAAGGCAGCCACGGCCGTCGAGTCCCAAGCAGCCTCCGAGGGCGCCGAGGCGGCCGAAGGGGGCGAGGCGGGCAAGCAGCGGCCGAAGCCGCGGCCGATGGTCGCCAAGCGGTCCGTTCCCAAGCCGAAGGCCTGACGTGGCGCAGGCTCCCGCCGGGGGGCCGCCATTCGTCCCGTCGGCAGGCGCGGCCGGTGCCGGTGGACCGCATACGTTCGTTCGTCCATCCCGTTTTTCAGGAGATCGTTCCCATGGCTGAGATCACCGCCGGCGCCGTGATGGCGCTCCGTGAGAAGACCGGGCTGCCGATGATGGAGTGCAAGAAGGCGCTCCAGGAGTGCGGCGGCGACACCGCCCAGGCCGTCGACTGGCTGCGGAAGCAGGGGATCAAGACGCAGTCGATGCGGGCCGACCGCGAGACCTCCTGCGGCCGCCTCGCCGTCTACACCGACCCGGCCAAGGGCGTGGGCGCCGTCATCGAGATCAAGTGCGAGAGCCCGCCGGTGGCCGGCAGCCCCGACTTCAAGGAGTTCGCCACCGAGATCGCCAAGACGCTCGCGCTCGGGCCGGGCGCCGCCACGCCGGCAGACCTCCTCGCCCAGAAGAGCGCCTCCCATCCGGGCCGGACACTCAACGAGATCAAGGACGACCTTTTCAACCGGATGCGGGAGGTCTTCGACCTGTCGCGAATCGAGCGGATCGACGCGCCGTGCGGCGGCTACGCCCACCATGACGGCTCCAAGGCGGCGCTCGTCGAGATCGCCGGCAACGTCAGCGCGGCCAGCGCCGGCGAGGTGGCCAAGGACGTGGCGATGCACGTCGTCGCCCTCGCCCCGGCGGCGATCCGCAAGGAGGACCTCGACCCGGCGGTGGTGGACAAGGAGCGCGAGATCCTCACCGAGGCCGCCCGCAAGGAAGGCAAGCCGGAGAACATCATCGCCAAGATGATCGAGGGTCGGCTGCGCAACTTCTTCAGCCAGTGCGTTCTCCTCGAGCAGCCGTTCGTCAAGGACGACAAGCAGACGGTCGGCCAGCTGGCGAAGTCCGCCGGGCTGGAGATCAAACGGGTCGTGAACTGGAAGCTCGGCGGCTGAGCCGCTCCGCCCGGCGATTCGCCATGCCCTCCGCACCCTACGGCCGCGTCCTCCTCAAGCTCTCCGGCGAGAGCTTCGCCCGCCCTGGCGAGCGCGGCATCTCCATGGAGGAGGTGGTGCAGATCGCCCGCCAGACCGTGCGGGCGGTGGCCGGCGGCCTCGAACTGGCGATCGTCATCGGCGGGGGCAACATTCTGCGCGGCGGCTCGTTCACCGCCGGCAACATGGCGATCCAGCAGGCCACTGCCCACTACATGGGGATGCTGGCGACGGTCATCAACGGCCTCGCCCTCCAGGACGCGATCGAGAGCCTCGGCACGCAGACCCGGCTGATGACGGCGATCCGCATGGACGGCGTCGCCGAGCCCTACATCCGGCGCCGGGCCCGGCGCCACCTGGAGAAGGGGCGGATCGTGATCCTCGCCGCCGGCACCGGCAGCCCGTTCGTGACCACCGACACCGCGGCCGCGCAGCGGTCGCTGGAGCTCGGCGCCGACATCCTCATGAAGGCCACGCGGGTGGACGGCGTCTACTCCGACGATCCCGAAAAGAACCCGCACGCCGTGCTCTATCGGGAGCTCACCTACCAGCAGGTCCGCGAGCAGAACCTGAAGGTCATGGACGCCACGGCGATCTCGCAGTGCATGGAGCATGGCATGCCGATCCTCGTGTTCAACTACCGGCGCGACGGCAACATCGAGCGGGCCGTGGCCGGCGAGCGGATCGGCACGCTCATCGGCCGGCGCTGGCCGGAGGACGCCGCCGGCTGACGCCGGCCCGCCCGCCGCTTGCCCGAAGGCGGCGCGGCCTGCCACAATTCGGGCGTGGATTGCCCCACCGCGGTCAGCCATTGGCCGCCGACTTTTCCCGAGGAGCCGCACGACATGCCGGTGGACGACATCCTGCTCGACGCCGAGGAACGGATGGAGAAGGCCGTCGAGGTGCTGCGGCACGCGCTGGGCGGCATCCGCACCGGCCGGGCCAACCCCGGCCTCGTCGATTCTCTGCGCGTCGAGGTCTACGGCTCCCCCACGCCGCTCAAGGCGCTGGCCAGCGTCGGCGCCCCGGAGCCGAACCAAATCGTCGTCCGCCCCTTCGACCCCGGCACGATCAAGGACATCGAGAAGGCGATCCAGGCGGCCGATCTGGGCTTCAACCCGCAGAGCGACGGCCGCGTGATCCGGATCACCGTGCCGGCCCTGTCGACCGACGTGCGCCGGAAGATGACGGCCCGCATCAAGGACCTCTCCGAGGAGGCCCGCGTCGCCATCCGCAACGTGCGGCGCGACGCCAACAAGGCCGCCGACGGCGAGCAGACCGGGGGCGACCTCACCGAGGACGACTGCGAGCGCTGCAAGGAGGAGGTGCAGGAGCTCACCAAGCAGTTCGAGACGAAGGTCGGCGACCTGGCGCGGACGAAGGAATCCGAGGTCATGGAGCAGTGACAAGCTCGGCCCGCGCCGCGGCGGCGGCACGCGGCGGCCGACGGGCCGGGAGCGCGGGATGATCGAAGTCGTCGATCTCGTGAAGCACTACCGGGCCGCCGACGGCAGCGTCGTGCGGGCCGTGGACGGCGTCTCGTTCGCCGTCGCGGCGGGGGAGATGGTCGGGCTGCTGGGGGCCAACGGCGCCGGCAAGACGACCACGATGCGCATCCTGGCGACACTCCTCAGGCCCACGTCGGGCACGGCCCGCATCGCCGGCCACGACGTGCGGACAGACCCCATCGGCGTGCGCCGCGCCCTCGGCTACGTCTCGGCCACGACCGGCGTCGCCGACCGGCTCACGCCCCGGGAGATGCTCGTCTCCTGCGGCCAGCTCCACGGCGTCACCGCGACGGACCTCCCCGGCCGCGTCGAGAAGCTCCTCGACGTGCTCGGGCTCCAGGCGTGTGCCGACCGTCCCTGCGGCCGGCTCTCCACCGGACAGCGGCAGCGGGTGTCGCTGGGCCGGGCGCTGGTCCACGATCCTCCCGCGCTCGTCCTCGACGAGCCGACCAACGCCCTCGACGTCGTCGGCTCCCGGGCCCTGCTCGACCTGCTCGACGGGCTCCGCGACCAGGGGCGGGCGATCCTCGTCTCCACCCACCGGCTCCACGAAACCGAGCGCCGCTGTGACCGGTTCGTGATCGTGCACGACGGCCGAGTCGTCGTCGCGGGGACGCGGGCGGAGCTCGCCGACGGCCGGCCGGGCGGCCTCGAGGAGGCATTCTTCGCGGCCCTCGGACCGGCCGCAACGGGCGCTGGTGGGACATGAAAGGACTCAGTGCCGCCGACCGGCGTCGGGCCGCCTGGGCGATCGCCCGGCGCGACCTGCTGGAGTTCGTCCGCGACCGGCGCACGCTGATCATCACGCTGCTGATGCCGATGGTGATGTATCCGGTGCTCGCGCTGTCCAGCATGCTCGGCGTCCGCGGTGCACTCTCCGACATCGACACCCGCCAGTCGCAGGGCACGCTCCGCATCCTGCTCGTGGGCGCGGACGCGGAGGCGTTCGCCGCACGGCTGCGGGCGATCGCAGTCGACCCGGGCCGCATCGGCCGCGACGACTGGCCGGCGAAGCTCGACCTCGAGGTGGTGGGGCCGAATCTCGACACGGCCGAACGCGTGGCCGCGCTCCAGGCATCGTCCGCCGACCTGCTCATCGAGATTCCCGCCGCTGCCTGCGCCACGCTCGACGGCGACGGCACGCTGCGGCTCGTCCCGCAGCCGGCGCCGAACCGTGCGTTCGACCGGATCAAGCGGCTCCACTTCGCGGCCGTGGTCCGCAGCATCGCCGAGGATGCCCGGCAGCGCAGGATGCGCGCCGCCGGCCTGCCGGTCACGACGCTCGTGCCGCTGCAGGCGGAGTTTTCCGAGCCGCTCGAGCCGCCGGTTCGGCAGGCGACGCGGGAGATGTTCCCGATCATCGCCGGCGCCGTGCTCATGCTGCTCGCGCTGCTCACCGCCACCGGGGCGTTCTACCCGGCGATCGACGCCATCGCCGGAGAGAAGGAACGCGGTACGGTCGAGACCCTCCTCATCGCTCCCTGCGGCGTGGACGACATCGTCCGCGGCAAGTTCCTCGCGGTCTGCGCGGTGACGCTTGCCACCCTGCTGATGAACGCCGTGTCGATCGCCCTCACGGCCAGCGTCCTCCTCCGGCAGCTGCCGGCCGAACAGCGAATGGTCATCGGACCCGGCAGGTTGGCGCTGGCCGTGGCCGTGGCCGGCGGCGCCTTCGTCGGCCTGGCCGCGGTGGCGGCGGCCCTGAGCCTCGCCGTCACCGCGGCGGCGAAGAGCGTCAAGGAGGCGCAGAACACGCTCACGCCGGTCATCCTCCTCGTCAGCGGCCTGGCAGGGGCGGCGCTGCTTCCCTGGCAGGAGGCGCCGCGCCTGCTCGCCGCCGTTCCCTTCGCAGGACAGATCGCCGTCGCCAAGGCGGCCGTCGAGCCGCAGCGGGCACCGGGCCTGGTGCTGGAAATGCTCGGGCTGTCGCTCCTCTCCTCGGCTGCGCTGACCTGGATCCTGCTCCGGGCCACCGCCATGACGCTCGGCGACGAAGACCTGCTGTTTCGCGGGCCCGACACGGCCTCCGGCCCGCTCAGCCGCCCCCCGCGCCGGCCGCGCCCCTCCGTCTTGCAGGCCGTGGCCTGCGTCGCGGTCGGCGTCGCCCTCATCTGGTACGCGCAGGGCTTGGCCGGCGACAACCTCGCCGTCGCCATTCCGGTGCAGCAGGTCGTCACGCTGCTCGCGCCGCTCGTCGCGTTCACATGGTGGCAGCGGATCGCGGCCGTGCCGACGTTCGCGTTGCGGCTGCCCGCCACCGGGGGCGCGGTGCGGTCACTCCCCTGCCTGGCCGGCGCCGCTCTGGCCGGCGCGGGACTGTTCGCGACCGGGGCGATCGCCTTTCTCGCGATCCGCGGCACCGAGGCATCGCCCGAGGCGCGGCACCTCGCGGAACGGCTGCTGGGACTGTTTCGCGGCCGGTCGTGGTGGGTCGGCTGGATGCTCATCGCCCTCGTGCCGGCGATCTGCGAGGAGCTGTTCTTCCGCGGCTTCGTGCTGGCTGGCTTCGCCGGTGATCGGCCGGGCCGCGGTCGGGCCGTGGCGGCAGCGTGCGGGCAGGCGGCCTGCTTCGCCGCCTTCCATCTCCTCCCCGAGCGGATGCCGCAGACCTTCGCGCTCGGCCTCCTGCTCGGCTGGATGGTGCTGCGCACTGGCAGCCTGCTTCCCGCCATCGTCGGCCACTGCGCGCACAACTCGGTGCCCGTGCTGCTCCTGGCCCTCGCCGACGACGAGGCCGTGACGAGCGGCGCCGGCGTGCCGCCCGGCCTGCTCCGACCGGAGATCGTGGCCGGGGCGGCGGCGGCGCTGGCCTGCGGCGTGGCCGGCTTCCTGGCGACGAGCCGGTCCCGACCGGAGCCCGATGGCGATCAGTACCAGGCGCCGGCGCGGACGGCGAACGTGTCGGTGGGGCTGAGCCAGGGCGTGTCCGACAGGTAGTACTCGACCTGCCGGCCGGTCACCCAGCCGGCCTCGACCCGCCACGACATGCCGAGGTCGGCGGGCCGCCGCTCCCAGCCCACGAGCAGCCGGTAGTCGCGAATGACGATGATCTGGTCGCGGCCGGTGTTCGATTCCATCGCCCACTGGTTGCCGCCGAACTCCGCGGCGAGGTACAGCCAGTGGCTGGCCTGCGGCCGTTCGGCGATCCGCCATGCCAGCCGCGGCCGCGGAAAGATGAGCTCGAACCGCCGGTCGTCGGCCGGCGTCCAGAGCAGGCCGCCGGCGGGGAGGAAGTCGACGTCGTAGCGGTCGAGGTAGATGACGCCGGCGACCACGCGCAGGTTTTCGTGTGCCTCCCAGGCACCGAAGCCGTGGCCCGTGATCCGCAGGGCCTGCGATGAGTCGTTGCGGAAATCGGCGTACCAGCCAGGCGCGACTGCGAGATCGACGCCGAACCGGTCGCCGATCTTCCGCAGCCAGCGTGCCTGTACGTAGCCGTCGTAGAGGCCAGCCGGGATGTCGCTGCCTACGGCGGGATCGGTGGCCGTGCCGCCGAACCCGGCGGTCACGATGAGCGGGGATTCGATCGTCGGCGCCGGCATGCCGAGCGTCACCGACGTCTCCAGCACCGTCAGTCCGAGCCCGTCGGCCCCGAGCTTCGGCAGTTCGGTCGCGGTGAAGATCGCCTGCTGGAGCATCCCCGGCTTGGCGCCCGGGGGCAGCTTGCGGCCGGTGGGGGGCTCGAACTCCTGTCGCGGTTGCCCCGGCGGCGCCAGGTCGTCGGGAAGCAACGGCTCGGAGAGGTCCTGCGGGTCGCCGAGCGCCGCCAGGCGGATCCGCGGCAGGAATCCCTGCTCGACCGGCGGCAGCGGGCGGATCTCGGGGCGGACGTCGGGAAGTGCGGCGGAGGGGGCCGGCAGCGGCTCGTCCGCGGCCGCGGCTGCACACAGGACCGCTGCCACAAGGATTGGGAGCGCCCGCGTGTCCATCGCGCGACGCTCCTGTCAGTAGCCGAGGCCGAGCCGGAACATCATCGTGTCGGGCAGGTCCTGATACTGCGGCGGGCCGTCCACGTAGAACAGCTGCCGGGCGAAGACGTAGCCGATCTCGAGGTTGCCGTTCAGGCCGCGCGGCCCGTTGGGCACGAACTCGGCGCCCAGGCAGATGCGGACGTCGTTGTAGTCGAACGGCGAGATGCCGTTGTAGGCCGGCGTGTTGCGCCGGAACGTCCAGGCGCCGCCGCCGTATTCGCCCGACGCGTAGCCCCACCATGTGTGGCGGCTGGTGTTGGCGAACCGGATCGACGCCTTCGGGGCGGGGAAGAAAATGTCGTATCGCTGGTTCGCGTCCGGCGTCCAGGTGAGGCCGATGGCGGGGAGGAGCTTCACGAGGTTGCGGTCGAGATAGATGATGCCCGCCTTGCCTTGCATCGTCGGGGTGAGCTGGAGCGTGCCGATCGCCCGACCCATGATGCGCCAGCTCTGCCAGACGAGGACGTCCCAGTTGGTGTAGATCCCCACCCGGACGCCGAGTTCGGCGCCGAACAGCGGCGTGAACCGCGGGTTCCAGGCGGTGTCGAGGAAGACGTCATAGGTGCTCGACGGCAGGTCGGCGAGCATGGTCGCGCTGGTTTCCGGCCCGTCCCAGAGCTGGAGCCCGAATCCGGGCGTGATCAACAGCGGCGCGTGGTTGAGGTTCGCCGGGGAATTGTGGAAGAACGGCAGTGCGAACGTGGCGGTGGTGTCGAGCTCGTTGACACCGAGCCGCGTCCCGCTGCCGTCGCCGAGCAGGTAAGCCCAGCTCCCCCGGGCTCCCTGGTAGACGTGCATCGTCTGCGCGTAGGTTTCCTGGAGCGTGCTCCCCTGGGCGGGATAGCCGGCGGGGAACAGGGATGCGGGGGGCTGGCCCGGGGGCGGGGCAAGT of the Planctomycetia bacterium genome contains:
- the frr gene encoding ribosome-recycling factor yields the protein MPVDDILLDAEERMEKAVEVLRHALGGIRTGRANPGLVDSLRVEVYGSPTPLKALASVGAPEPNQIVVRPFDPGTIKDIEKAIQAADLGFNPQSDGRVIRITVPALSTDVRRKMTARIKDLSEEARVAIRNVRRDANKAADGEQTGGDLTEDDCERCKEEVQELTKQFETKVGDLARTKESEVMEQ
- the rpsB gene encoding 30S ribosomal protein S2 — encoded protein: MSNVLAQELIEAGVHFGHRASRWNPKMRPYIHGRRNLIHIIDVRETIRGLLRARKYLKQVASTGSLVLFVGTKRQGAEAVAREAARCGMPYVSDRWLGGTLTNFRTIRNRLARLEELETLIPSEAFGKYSKKMQSSLRREHRKMLRNLGGIRTLSRLPECLVVFDPKKEKNAVNEARKMGIATVALIDTDCDPDLIDLPIPGNDDSIRSIELVAARLADAIVEGKAATAVESQAASEGAEAAEGGEAGKQRPKPRPMVAKRSVPKPKA
- the ilvN gene encoding acetolactate synthase small subunit; the encoded protein is MRHVLSATVQNVPGVLAHVSGMLASRGYNIDSLAVGETEDRRFSRMTFVLRGDDRVLDQVRRQLEKIVTVVRVEDISSRNYVERDLMLIKVAATAGPTRTEVKELAEIFRGRIVDVAADCVIVEISGTEKKLEGFIELMRPRGILELVRTGRIAMVRGSPLTREVTEAADGGRPADAAPAGESLA
- the natA gene encoding sodium ABC transporter ATP-binding protein, whose translation is MIEVVDLVKHYRAADGSVVRAVDGVSFAVAAGEMVGLLGANGAGKTTTMRILATLLRPTSGTARIAGHDVRTDPIGVRRALGYVSATTGVADRLTPREMLVSCGQLHGVTATDLPGRVEKLLDVLGLQACADRPCGRLSTGQRQRVSLGRALVHDPPALVLDEPTNALDVVGSRALLDLLDGLRDQGRAILVSTHRLHETERRCDRFVIVHDGRVVVAGTRAELADGRPGGLEEAFFAALGPAATGAGGT
- the tsf gene encoding elongation factor Ts, which codes for MAEITAGAVMALREKTGLPMMECKKALQECGGDTAQAVDWLRKQGIKTQSMRADRETSCGRLAVYTDPAKGVGAVIEIKCESPPVAGSPDFKEFATEIAKTLALGPGAATPADLLAQKSASHPGRTLNEIKDDLFNRMREVFDLSRIERIDAPCGGYAHHDGSKAALVEIAGNVSAASAGEVAKDVAMHVVALAPAAIRKEDLDPAVVDKEREILTEAARKEGKPENIIAKMIEGRLRNFFSQCVLLEQPFVKDDKQTVGQLAKSAGLEIKRVVNWKLGG
- the pyrH gene encoding uridylate kinase encodes the protein MPSAPYGRVLLKLSGESFARPGERGISMEEVVQIARQTVRAVAGGLELAIVIGGGNILRGGSFTAGNMAIQQATAHYMGMLATVINGLALQDAIESLGTQTRLMTAIRMDGVAEPYIRRRARRHLEKGRIVILAAGTGSPFVTTDTAAAQRSLELGADILMKATRVDGVYSDDPEKNPHAVLYRELTYQQVREQNLKVMDATAISQCMEHGMPILVFNYRRDGNIERAVAGERIGTLIGRRWPEDAAG